The following coding sequences are from one Anguilla rostrata isolate EN2019 chromosome 16, ASM1855537v3, whole genome shotgun sequence window:
- the immp1l gene encoding mitochondrial inner membrane protease subunit 1 isoform X3 — protein sequence MFRRAAGKTLGFVGFAIQYGCVAHCAFEYIGELVACSGPSMEPTITSRDVVFSERLSRHFYRIEKGDIVIAKSPFDPKMNICKRVIGLEGDKVCTSGPSDVFKTHTYVPKGHVWLEGDNLRNSTDSRSYGPVPYALIRGRVCLKLWPPHDFGALNKSPNGRIVKS from the exons ATGTTCCGGCGTGCAGCGGGGAAGACCCTGGGGTTCGTGGGCTTCGCCATCCAGTACGGCTGCGTGGCGCACTGCGCCTTCGAGTACATCGGGGAGCTAGTGGCG tGTTCCGGGCCCTCGATGGAACCCACCATCACCAGCCGCGACGTGGTGTTCTCCGAACGACTCAGCCGCCACTTCTACAGGATCGAAAA GGGGGATATCGTAATTGCAAAAAGTCCCTTTGATCCAAAGATGAATATCTGCAAAAGAGTAATTGGATTAGAGGGAGACAAAGTCTGCACCAGCGGTCCGTCGGATGTCTTCAAAACCCACACTTAC GTTCCGAAAGGGCACGTATGGCTGGAGGGAGACAACCTCAGGAACTCCACCGACTCCAGGAGCTACGGCCCAGTTCCTTACGCCCTCATTCGGGGAAGAGTTTGCTTAAAG ttgtGGCCTCCACATGATTTTGGCGCTTTGAACAAAAGTCCAAACGGAAGAATTGTAAAAAGCTGA
- the immp1l gene encoding mitochondrial inner membrane protease subunit 1 isoform X1: MAAAACGSRLLSGPDMFRRAAGKTLGFVGFAIQYGCVAHCAFEYIGELVACSGPSMEPTITSRDVVFSERLSRHFYRIEKGDIVIAKSPFDPKMNICKRVIGLEGDKVCTSGPSDVFKTHTYVPKGHVWLEGDNLRNSTDSRSYGPVPYALIRGRVCLKLWPPHDFGALNKSPNGRIVKS, encoded by the exons ATGGCCGCGGCCGCCTGCGGATCGCGACTCCTTTCAG GCCCTGACATGTTCCGGCGTGCAGCGGGGAAGACCCTGGGGTTCGTGGGCTTCGCCATCCAGTACGGCTGCGTGGCGCACTGCGCCTTCGAGTACATCGGGGAGCTAGTGGCG tGTTCCGGGCCCTCGATGGAACCCACCATCACCAGCCGCGACGTGGTGTTCTCCGAACGACTCAGCCGCCACTTCTACAGGATCGAAAA GGGGGATATCGTAATTGCAAAAAGTCCCTTTGATCCAAAGATGAATATCTGCAAAAGAGTAATTGGATTAGAGGGAGACAAAGTCTGCACCAGCGGTCCGTCGGATGTCTTCAAAACCCACACTTAC GTTCCGAAAGGGCACGTATGGCTGGAGGGAGACAACCTCAGGAACTCCACCGACTCCAGGAGCTACGGCCCAGTTCCTTACGCCCTCATTCGGGGAAGAGTTTGCTTAAAG ttgtGGCCTCCACATGATTTTGGCGCTTTGAACAAAAGTCCAAACGGAAGAATTGTAAAAAGCTGA
- the immp1l gene encoding mitochondrial inner membrane protease subunit 1 isoform X2, translated as MAAAACGSRLLSGPDMFRRAAGKTLGFVGFAIQYGCVAHCAFEYIGELVACSGPSMEPTITSRDVVFSERLSRHFYRIEKGDIVIAKSPFDPKMNICKRVIGLEGDKVCTSGPSDVFKTHTYRPVQRIPANLAGRSGKASLSLSLSLLARPRIRLQVRPVQREAAERTLPHSR; from the exons ATGGCCGCGGCCGCCTGCGGATCGCGACTCCTTTCAG GCCCTGACATGTTCCGGCGTGCAGCGGGGAAGACCCTGGGGTTCGTGGGCTTCGCCATCCAGTACGGCTGCGTGGCGCACTGCGCCTTCGAGTACATCGGGGAGCTAGTGGCG tGTTCCGGGCCCTCGATGGAACCCACCATCACCAGCCGCGACGTGGTGTTCTCCGAACGACTCAGCCGCCACTTCTACAGGATCGAAAA GGGGGATATCGTAATTGCAAAAAGTCCCTTTGATCCAAAGATGAATATCTGCAAAAGAGTAATTGGATTAGAGGGAGACAAAGTCTGCACCAGCGGTCCGTCGGATGTCTTCAAAACCCACACTTAC AGACCGGTTCAAAGGATACCTGCAAACTTAGCCGGGCGATCCGGGAaagcctcgctctctctctctctctcgctcctcgcTCGACCGAGGATCAGATTGCAGGTTCGCCCTGTTCAGCGGGAAGCCGCGGAACGGACTCTCCCTCACTCCCGCTAA